The Synechococcus sp. RS9909 genomic interval CTTCGGATTGCAGATCGTCCTCAGCGTGGGCGTGGCGTCGCTGCTGCGGGGCAATCACCTGCTCGCCGCCGCCGCCACCCTGATCAGCAACCCCTTCACCTACGTGCCGCTCTACTGGTTCAACTACCGGGTGGGTGAAGCACTGCTGGGGAGCAACACAGCCCCGATCGTGGGCGCCATCAACGCCAACACGATCTGGGAACACGGCTGGGGCTTCACCGGTCGACTCCTTCTTGGTTCAGCCGTGGTGGCCACAGTTTTTGGCGCCGTGCTCGGCGTGGTGGCCTACGCCGTGTTTCACGCCCGAGAGTCAGCGGTACTGCCGAACGGCAGCAGCGGCTCACACAGCTGAACACGCCGATCGCTGCTAAAGCCTGGGAGAGAAACGCGGATCGTGTTCTGTGGCGACCCTCCGGCAGCGCTGCGTTGGCGCACTGCTGATCAGCCCGGTGCTGTTGCTGATCACCAGCCTCTGCTGCGGGCCTCTCCAGGCGGTGCCCCGGCGCCTGATCATCCTGCGCCATGGCGAAAAAGCGAATCCGTATGCCCTCTGTGGCATCGGCCAGCAACGGGCCATCGCTCTGCGCGGCACCTATCTGGGCCGCGACGCCACCGAATCCGTGATTCCCCCCGGGGAATCCCCGGCAGCTTTCTTAGCCATGACCCTGCACACGGTGGAACTGGCCACACCCTCCGCCCAGAGTTGGGGACTGCCGGTCACCACCTACGCCGTGGTGCCGATGGAGGGCCGCCCGGAACACGTGAAACGCGAGCAGGAAATCGAGAGCGTGCAAACCGCCGCCGCCGATGTGCTGAACAACCCG includes:
- a CDS encoding DUF2062 domain-containing protein, with product MARMLLKDVRSRASRAIRWVWEQEGTPGQRARGVGAGVFCGCFPFFGLQIVLSVGVASLLRGNHLLAAAATLISNPFTYVPLYWFNYRVGEALLGSNTAPIVGAINANTIWEHGWGFTGRLLLGSAVVATVFGAVLGVVAYAVFHARESAVLPNGSSGSHS